A genomic region of Rhizobium sp. ARZ01 contains the following coding sequences:
- a CDS encoding GYD domain-containing protein, giving the protein MALYLTRFSYTPQTWDRLTRNPEDRRDAARSYIESVGGKLHGFWYAFGSHDGYNLWEAPDNVSMAAVAIAIGGGGAVSKFETTPLLTVEETLEAMELARTVGYRSPGA; this is encoded by the coding sequence ATGGCACTCTACCTGACACGCTTCAGCTACACACCGCAAACCTGGGATCGATTGACACGAAATCCCGAAGACCGTCGGGATGCCGCGCGCAGTTACATTGAATCAGTCGGAGGTAAGCTTCACGGCTTTTGGTACGCATTCGGATCGCACGACGGGTATAACCTGTGGGAGGCACCCGACAACGTCTCGATGGCCGCCGTCGCAATCGCGATTGGAGGCGGTGGCGCTGTGTCAAAGTTCGAGACGACGCCACTGCTTACGGTCGAGGAAACACTGGAGGCTATGGAGTTAGCAAGAACAGTTGGTTATCGATCGCCAGGAGCGTAG